A window of Luteolibacter flavescens contains these coding sequences:
- a CDS encoding 5-(carboxyamino)imidazole ribonucleotide synthase translates to MTAPIIPPGSVLGILGGGQLGRMFCMSARRMGYRTLVWTGGLEAPAMVVADEAIDLPFDSAEALEQFVSKAAVATVEFENIPRETMEAVAAKIALHPSPNAVAICQHREREKNFLKQHGIPCAPFAVVASADELSAAVAEIGTPAVLKTAAFGYDGKGQQKLTGEEDLAEVWANFGTDRAVLEAFIPFERELSVMVARSSNGSVVAYDPAENRHRHHILDVSIVPARVSPAVSAEAKVIACQVAEALGYHGIMGVEFFHLPDGSLLVNEMAPRPHNSGHHTLDACATSQFEQQVRVICGLPAGSPKLLSPVVMLNLLGDMWPDELEAPDWTPLFADGSAFLHLYGKRRAIGRRKMGHANFLGANVDDALARAEAIKADLLRGGR, encoded by the coding sequence GTGACTGCTCCCATCATTCCCCCGGGCTCGGTGCTCGGCATCCTCGGCGGCGGCCAGCTTGGCCGCATGTTCTGCATGTCCGCGCGCCGGATGGGCTACCGGACGCTGGTCTGGACCGGCGGTCTGGAGGCTCCGGCCATGGTCGTGGCGGACGAGGCGATCGACCTGCCCTTCGACTCCGCGGAGGCGCTGGAGCAGTTCGTTTCAAAGGCCGCCGTCGCAACCGTGGAGTTCGAGAATATCCCGCGCGAGACGATGGAAGCCGTGGCGGCGAAGATCGCCCTGCACCCCTCGCCAAATGCCGTGGCGATCTGCCAGCATCGCGAGCGCGAGAAGAATTTCCTGAAGCAGCACGGCATCCCGTGCGCGCCCTTCGCCGTGGTGGCTTCCGCCGATGAATTGTCCGCAGCGGTCGCCGAGATCGGCACGCCCGCCGTCTTGAAGACCGCGGCATTCGGCTACGATGGCAAAGGCCAGCAAAAGCTCACCGGCGAGGAGGATCTTGCGGAAGTGTGGGCGAATTTCGGCACCGACCGCGCGGTCCTGGAAGCCTTCATCCCCTTCGAGCGCGAGCTCTCCGTGATGGTCGCCCGCTCGTCGAACGGCTCCGTGGTCGCCTACGATCCGGCGGAGAACCGCCATCGCCATCATATCCTCGATGTCTCCATCGTCCCGGCCCGCGTGAGTCCGGCGGTGTCGGCGGAGGCAAAGGTGATCGCCTGTCAGGTGGCCGAGGCGCTGGGCTATCATGGCATCATGGGTGTGGAATTCTTCCACCTGCCCGATGGCTCGCTGCTGGTGAATGAAATGGCCCCACGCCCGCACAATTCCGGCCACCACACGCTGGATGCATGCGCGACTTCGCAATTCGAGCAGCAGGTGCGCGTCATCTGCGGCCTGCCCGCAGGCTCGCCGAAGCTGCTGTCTCCGGTGGTGATGCTGAATCTCCTCGGCGACATGTGGCCGGACGAACTGGAGGCACCGGACTGGACGCCGCTCTTCGCCGATGGCTCCGCATTCCTCCACCTCTACGGCAAGCGCCGCGCCATCGGCCGCCGGAAAATGGGCCACGCGAATTTCCTCGGGGCAAATGTCGATGACGCCCTCGCTCGCGCGGAGGCCATCAAGGCGGATCTCCTGAGAGGCGGGCGGTGA
- a CDS encoding type II toxin-antitoxin system RelE/ParE family toxin, translated as MARVIWTDPALEDLDEIADYISLDDPAAAKRLVRRVFERVDHLEKFPEMGACPMELRGTDYRHLVIPPLRLFYRVAGDLVFIVYVMRTERLFRRDDLSGRDREG; from the coding sequence ATGGCTCGAGTGATCTGGACGGATCCCGCCTTGGAGGATCTGGACGAGATCGCGGATTACATTTCGCTGGATGATCCGGCGGCAGCGAAGCGTTTGGTGCGGCGCGTGTTCGAGCGCGTCGATCATCTCGAGAAGTTTCCTGAGATGGGGGCGTGCCCGATGGAATTGCGTGGCACCGATTACCGACACTTGGTGATTCCTCCGCTCCGGTTGTTCTACCGGGTGGCGGGGGATCTTGTTTTCATCGTGTACGTGATGCGGACGGAAAGGCTATTCCGGCGCGATGATCTCAGCGGGCGGGATCGCGAAGGGTGA
- a CDS encoding type II toxin-antitoxin system Phd/YefM family antitoxin codes for MRSELVTTLKRRATEIIDDLGEHQEPVLITQHGQPAAYLMSVESFSRMQKKMEILEGIARGEKSILEGRVVPHQDAKRRMARWLE; via the coding sequence ATGAGGAGTGAACTGGTTACGACCTTGAAACGTCGGGCGACAGAGATCATCGATGACTTGGGCGAGCACCAGGAGCCGGTCCTGATTACCCAGCACGGCCAGCCTGCGGCCTATCTGATGAGTGTTGAGTCCTTCTCCCGCATGCAGAAGAAGATGGAGATCCTCGAAGGGATCGCGAGGGGAGAGAAGTCGATTCTGGAAGGCCGGGTAGTCCCCCACCAGGATGCAAAGCGGAGGATGGCTAGATGGCTCGAGTGA
- a CDS encoding FKBP-type peptidyl-prolyl cis-trans isomerase N-terminal domain-containing protein, producing MKFHLTPGVLAFGLATLIPAAAQNEAPAEKPAEAPAAPAAPIDPAKVKTQSSYGLGFRAGGEFGQQYGQFGITPGDIETESFVKGFMAAFKGDKPEVSEADLQGAMQALGELLQTREKEGAEKNLEAGKKFLEENGKREGVITTKSGLQYEVLAKGGEEKYVAPKEGEPEKQFMVNYKGTLIDGTEFDASPEGSPVPMGMQVIEGFKEALTTMPVGSKWKLFIPSAMAYGDQRRSAEIAPNSVLIFELELVKIQDAPQNPHGGLPFPMPGQGE from the coding sequence ATGAAATTCCACCTCACTCCCGGCGTGCTGGCTTTCGGCCTCGCCACCCTGATCCCGGCGGCCGCCCAGAACGAAGCGCCCGCGGAGAAACCCGCCGAGGCTCCGGCCGCACCGGCCGCGCCGATCGACCCCGCAAAGGTGAAGACCCAGTCCTCCTACGGTCTGGGCTTCCGCGCTGGCGGTGAATTCGGCCAGCAGTATGGCCAGTTCGGCATCACGCCCGGCGACATCGAGACCGAGTCTTTCGTGAAGGGCTTCATGGCCGCCTTCAAGGGCGACAAGCCGGAAGTCTCCGAGGCGGACCTCCAGGGTGCGATGCAGGCGCTCGGCGAGCTGCTCCAGACCCGCGAAAAGGAAGGTGCCGAGAAGAATCTCGAAGCCGGCAAGAAGTTCCTCGAAGAGAACGGCAAGCGCGAAGGCGTGATCACCACCAAGAGCGGCCTTCAATACGAAGTGCTCGCGAAGGGTGGCGAAGAGAAGTATGTCGCGCCGAAGGAAGGCGAGCCGGAGAAGCAATTCATGGTGAACTACAAGGGCACCCTGATCGACGGCACCGAATTCGACGCCTCCCCGGAAGGCAGCCCGGTGCCGATGGGCATGCAGGTCATCGAAGGCTTCAAGGAAGCCCTCACCACCATGCCGGTGGGCTCGAAGTGGAAGCTCTTCATCCCGAGCGCCATGGCCTACGGCGACCAGCGCCGCAGCGCCGAGATCGCACCGAACAGCGTGCTGATCTTCGAACTCGAGCTCGTGAAGATCCAGGACGCCCCGCAAAACCCGCACGGCGGCCTGCCCTTCCCGATGCCTGGCCAAGGCGAGTAA
- a CDS encoding metallophosphoesterase family protein, with product MPLTFLHTADWQLGKPFSSVRDDGKRHRLQQERLHAVQRLAGLVQEAGAAFVLVAGDVFDSPQATKATVSAACAAIGSIGVPVLVIPGNHDHGGAGSIWEQEFFKREWQQLAPNLQVLTSPSPVVMQGAVIFPAPLLRRHEPGDPTAWIRSAIDDPALPAGLPRIVLAHGTIQGFGSSQDDEDEVASVANWIDLTRLADDGIDYIALGDWHGTKQVGPRAWYSGTPEIDRFPKGVGNDPGHVLRVTLSRGATPQVETLRTTGFSWKAMDFRFGEDGDLDRFVAALDEEIGTRGDAHLLSLLVEGSLGIAAASRLEEILESWDSRLVRLKLDNRVTVAPSAGEIGELTQRVSDPLIANVAAQLVARMDGDDEDAAIARLALRELHAALS from the coding sequence ATGCCCCTGACATTTCTCCATACGGCCGATTGGCAGCTCGGGAAGCCCTTCTCGTCGGTTCGCGACGATGGCAAGCGCCACCGGCTCCAGCAGGAGAGGCTTCATGCCGTCCAGCGGCTCGCGGGTCTGGTGCAGGAGGCCGGCGCGGCATTCGTCCTGGTCGCGGGGGATGTCTTCGACTCACCGCAGGCGACGAAGGCCACCGTGTCCGCCGCTTGTGCCGCCATCGGGAGCATCGGCGTGCCGGTGCTGGTGATCCCGGGGAATCACGACCACGGTGGTGCGGGGAGCATCTGGGAGCAGGAATTCTTCAAGCGGGAGTGGCAGCAGCTCGCGCCAAATCTCCAGGTGCTGACGTCACCTTCGCCAGTGGTCATGCAGGGTGCGGTGATCTTCCCCGCGCCGCTGCTCCGGCGTCATGAGCCCGGCGACCCCACCGCATGGATCCGCTCCGCCATCGATGACCCGGCCTTGCCTGCTGGGCTTCCGCGCATCGTGTTGGCACACGGGACCATCCAAGGCTTCGGCTCCTCGCAGGATGACGAGGACGAGGTGGCGTCCGTGGCAAACTGGATCGATCTCACGCGGCTTGCGGATGACGGTATCGACTACATCGCGCTGGGCGATTGGCATGGCACGAAGCAGGTCGGGCCGCGCGCCTGGTACAGCGGGACGCCCGAGATCGACCGCTTTCCGAAGGGCGTGGGAAACGACCCCGGACACGTCCTCCGCGTCACCTTGTCGAGGGGAGCCACCCCGCAGGTCGAGACGCTGCGGACCACCGGCTTCTCGTGGAAGGCGATGGACTTCCGGTTTGGCGAGGATGGCGATCTCGATCGCTTCGTGGCGGCGCTCGATGAAGAGATCGGCACCCGTGGCGATGCTCACCTTCTCTCGCTCCTCGTAGAGGGTTCACTCGGCATCGCCGCGGCGAGCCGGCTGGAGGAGATCCTCGAGTCATGGGATTCGCGGCTGGTGCGGCTGAAGCTTGATAACCGCGTGACGGTGGCACCCTCCGCCGGGGAGATCGGCGAACTTACCCAGCGCGTCTCGGACCCGCTCATCGCGAATGTCGCCGCGCAATTGGTCGCACGCATGGATGGGGATGACGAAGACGCGGCCATCGCCCGGCTAGCGCTGCGCGAACTCCACGCGGCGCTTTCTTGA
- a CDS encoding glycoside hydrolase family 25 protein — MKTPALFLLAALLLSSCGGGGFGGTSVSDSPAVLNVSGWDPKERQRGGEGYSQHDVSALKRNGAHGLIARSAKGPLLDDKFGDFLQSTDRQGMLLGAYHFVTMDQDPAFQADSFVDRVRATARSRGISSRKILLVGDFDTASSPDRLVKFIRRVEQRTGVTPVTYLENSAKLRASLSNATPAQKSIIRRSPYWIALYSPAGTERSMGSNNLTPDGLMEQYGIWDQWAMWQYGGVIWQNGHSAPKHYNTGSWSSPRYFGNMAHPMERNVFKGDVGDLHAFWNRHGWAWW; from the coding sequence ATGAAAACCCCTGCCCTTTTCCTGCTGGCGGCCCTCCTTCTCTCCTCCTGCGGGGGTGGCGGCTTCGGCGGCACCAGCGTCTCCGACTCGCCCGCCGTGCTGAATGTCTCCGGCTGGGACCCGAAGGAACGCCAGCGCGGCGGCGAGGGCTATTCTCAGCACGACGTCTCCGCACTGAAACGGAATGGCGCCCACGGCCTGATCGCCCGCTCGGCGAAGGGACCGCTGCTGGACGACAAATTCGGCGATTTCCTGCAATCCACCGACCGTCAGGGCATGCTGCTCGGGGCCTACCACTTCGTCACCATGGATCAGGACCCGGCTTTCCAGGCGGATTCCTTTGTGGATCGAGTGCGTGCCACCGCCCGCAGCCGCGGCATTTCCTCGCGGAAGATCCTGCTCGTCGGGGATTTCGACACCGCCTCCTCACCGGACCGGCTGGTGAAATTCATCCGCCGCGTGGAGCAGCGCACCGGCGTGACGCCCGTGACTTATCTGGAAAACAGCGCGAAGCTCCGCGCCAGCCTCAGCAATGCCACCCCGGCGCAGAAGTCCATCATCCGCCGCTCCCCGTATTGGATCGCCCTCTACAGTCCGGCTGGCACCGAGCGCTCCATGGGATCGAACAACCTCACGCCTGACGGCCTGATGGAGCAATACGGCATCTGGGACCAGTGGGCGATGTGGCAATACGGCGGAGTGATCTGGCAAAACGGCCACTCCGCGCCGAAACACTACAACACCGGCTCATGGAGCAGCCCGCGCTACTTCGGCAACATGGCGCACCCGATGGAGCGGAATGTTTTCAAAGGCGACGTCGGCGACCTCCACGCCTTCTGGAACCGCCACGGCTGGGCGTGGTGGTGA
- a CDS encoding homoserine kinase yields the protein MLKEAIQEVRVFAPATVANVACGYDVLGFAIDAPGDEIVVRHCDKPGLHITAITGDDGKLPKNPEKNTAGVAALDLLRHLGMTDRGIEMEIHKKMPFGSGLGSSAASAVAGAYAVNYLIGEPLSKKQLLPFAMAGEASADGAWHADNVGPCLLGGIVFIRSNDELDVAQLPAPKNLWAAVVHPDIEVLTKVAREILPKDIPLVNATQQIGNLGGLLCGIIQEDYGLISRSIHDVIAEPRRQKLIPEFYKAKRAALAAGALGFSISGAGPSVFALCEGEESAKKVGDAISKVFSAIPLGNQVYISKINPHGVHVVSEKKPK from the coding sequence ATGCTGAAGGAAGCCATCCAGGAAGTCCGCGTTTTCGCGCCCGCCACCGTCGCCAATGTCGCCTGCGGCTACGACGTGCTCGGATTCGCCATCGACGCCCCCGGGGACGAAATCGTCGTCCGTCACTGCGACAAGCCCGGCCTTCACATTACCGCCATTACCGGTGACGACGGCAAGCTGCCGAAGAATCCGGAGAAAAACACCGCTGGCGTGGCCGCGCTCGACCTGCTCCGCCACCTCGGCATGACCGACCGCGGCATCGAGATGGAGATCCACAAGAAGATGCCCTTCGGCTCCGGCCTCGGCTCCTCCGCCGCGTCCGCGGTGGCCGGGGCGTATGCGGTGAACTACCTCATCGGCGAACCTCTTTCGAAGAAGCAGCTTCTCCCCTTCGCCATGGCCGGCGAGGCCTCGGCGGACGGCGCGTGGCACGCGGACAATGTCGGCCCCTGTCTGCTCGGCGGCATCGTCTTCATCCGCAGCAATGACGAGCTCGACGTCGCCCAGCTCCCCGCGCCGAAAAACCTCTGGGCAGCAGTGGTGCATCCGGACATCGAGGTGCTGACGAAGGTCGCGCGCGAGATCCTGCCAAAGGACATCCCGCTCGTGAATGCCACCCAGCAGATCGGGAATCTCGGCGGCCTGCTCTGCGGTATCATCCAGGAAGACTACGGCCTGATTTCCCGGTCGATCCACGACGTGATCGCCGAGCCGCGCCGCCAGAAGCTCATCCCGGAATTCTACAAGGCAAAGCGCGCCGCCCTCGCCGCCGGAGCCCTCGGCTTCTCCATCTCCGGAGCCGGTCCCAGCGTCTTCGCCCTCTGCGAAGGCGAGGAATCCGCGAAGAAAGTCGGCGACGCGATCTCGAAGGTCTTCTCCGCCATCCCGCTCGGCAACCAGGTCTACATCTCGAAGATCAACCCCCACGGCGTGCACGTGGTGAGCGAGAAGAAGCCGAAGTGA
- a CDS encoding AraC family transcriptional regulator, with product MKGRNRYHYLPVDDSAVDWGFYVTTAGRTLDPAGADADLPYGEHPSMYLFDQHSESRESALQASARESGRVLPEFAIVFTNRTHGVFESDETGIVEFKSPTLIFLFPGVWHRYRSILGPQQWLDQRWICYNGTGAYRLLRQGFVTPKTAIRPAARPRQLASAFDQFIDHITANPLENPILLSMHAMKLVALSIESARHPAPEKPGDTIAPPPANDDLVTRTMNLIWTVSHRGMSVDQLCELADVNRRTLERRFRAARGHTLLDEIHLCRCSRARHFLERTDLPVKNICWLVGFTNVEQMRLVFHRITGVTPGEYRTKLQRAKGPPTGS from the coding sequence ATGAAAGGACGCAACCGTTATCACTACCTGCCCGTCGATGATTCGGCGGTGGATTGGGGATTCTACGTGACCACGGCGGGCCGCACGCTGGACCCGGCGGGTGCGGACGCGGACCTGCCCTACGGGGAGCATCCCAGCATGTATCTCTTCGACCAGCACTCCGAGTCGCGCGAGTCGGCGCTGCAGGCATCCGCGCGGGAATCCGGGCGCGTGCTCCCCGAATTCGCCATCGTCTTCACGAACCGGACGCACGGGGTCTTCGAGTCCGACGAGACCGGGATCGTGGAGTTCAAGTCCCCCACCCTCATCTTCCTCTTCCCCGGAGTGTGGCACCGCTATCGCTCGATCCTCGGCCCTCAACAATGGCTGGACCAGCGGTGGATCTGCTACAATGGGACCGGCGCCTACCGGCTGCTGCGCCAGGGATTTGTCACGCCGAAGACCGCCATCCGCCCGGCGGCCCGCCCGCGCCAACTGGCGTCCGCCTTCGACCAGTTCATCGATCACATCACGGCAAATCCGCTGGAGAATCCGATCCTGCTATCGATGCACGCCATGAAGCTCGTGGCGCTCAGCATCGAATCCGCAAGACACCCCGCCCCGGAGAAACCGGGCGACACCATCGCCCCGCCACCCGCGAACGACGACCTCGTCACCCGCACCATGAACCTGATCTGGACGGTCAGCCACCGCGGAATGTCCGTGGACCAACTGTGCGAGCTGGCCGACGTGAACCGCCGCACGCTGGAGCGGCGCTTCCGCGCGGCACGCGGCCACACGCTGCTCGATGAGATCCACCTCTGTCGCTGCTCGCGTGCCCGTCACTTCCTCGAGCGCACCGACCTGCCCGTGAAGAACATCTGCTGGCTCGTCGGCTTCACCAATGTCGAACAAATGCGCCTCGTCTTCCACCGCATCACCGGCGTGACCCCCGGCGAATACCGGACCAAACTCCAACGAGCCAAAGGCCCGCCCACTGGAAGCTGA
- a CDS encoding AAA family ATPase codes for MRLISLTLRNYRVHQELTVAFDRSRNLIGGANETGKSTLAEAIHRALFLRAKTGGRTQKEMVSTRHLGEPEIYLTFEAAGSTWELEKRFAGAKGSTRLTASGATPLKDDEAETRLAELLKSETASGGGAAKLLPTLWAHLWVWQGSSGDDPSGHASDHKDTLVHRLQQDGLAAVMQSATDQRVREHVAARYDELFTATGKLKAGSPPELARARLAEAEASLSRAREIAGRLEQAAAEHERSERELAEIDLILPGLREQKVVTDAKLLEVAELRRQEEARQHAWQTAATLARQLAEQDAAIRKLHEQADQSRDSLGPAERMEASLVAGEKEARELSQSAETSQRQSADAIRTARLRHDCAVASIAVLEKAADLARLTARAAEASQLRTDIRGQEEALSQLPAITAKDLEVLRQLDRAASQAEASLSAMATGIELIASDVAVSLDGQALVPGEARTLTDTGELKIGPGTRLRIHPGGGISLADARLRLEASRRSLKDALDRHTLRDLDQATAVLQLRQTLTQQIAQLEIRWKALGGEVLSAELTAAGTAHEAAKSELERRHAAAGSPDLPGSHDAAQQLRATLQQTLDEAEKAEAVTRHHAAQLRERFEAAAAKLQAHGDQAAQARQSLRDLETKLRILQETHGDATAREAALVKARDAEQAATGSLAATKAALVALSPDALAADLDRFVRAIAQQEARRREAENLRLIARERLTLDGSTDPQAELSHALARHVAALEIHASQQRRARAIEQLHQLFSSCREGIDRALVQPLADRITGYLQCLFGPAAQARVNVSDTGIEGLEIIRSDDSTFGFSVLSGGAREQVAAAVRLALAEILAADHDGCLPVLFDDAFAYTDPARIQSLQRMLDLAALRGLQVIVLTCTPVDYSAFGGKTIGLR; via the coding sequence ATGCGCCTCATCTCGCTCACTCTCCGCAACTACCGGGTTCATCAGGAACTCACGGTCGCCTTCGATCGCTCGCGCAATCTCATCGGCGGTGCCAATGAGACCGGCAAGAGCACGCTGGCCGAGGCGATTCACCGCGCGCTCTTCCTGCGGGCAAAGACCGGCGGGCGGACGCAGAAGGAAATGGTGTCCACCCGCCACCTCGGTGAGCCGGAGATTTACCTGACATTCGAGGCGGCAGGCAGCACGTGGGAGCTGGAGAAGCGATTCGCAGGAGCGAAGGGCAGCACCCGCCTGACCGCCAGTGGCGCGACCCCGCTGAAGGACGACGAGGCCGAGACACGGCTGGCCGAGCTTCTCAAATCCGAGACCGCGAGCGGCGGCGGTGCGGCGAAACTCCTGCCGACCCTCTGGGCCCATCTCTGGGTGTGGCAGGGCAGCTCCGGCGATGACCCCTCGGGCCACGCCAGCGATCACAAGGACACGCTCGTCCATCGCCTCCAGCAGGACGGGCTGGCCGCCGTGATGCAGTCCGCCACCGACCAACGCGTTCGAGAACACGTCGCCGCCCGTTACGACGAACTTTTCACGGCGACCGGGAAGCTGAAGGCGGGATCGCCGCCCGAGCTTGCACGCGCGCGGCTTGCCGAGGCGGAGGCTTCCCTGAGTCGCGCCCGTGAGATCGCCGGGCGGCTGGAGCAGGCGGCCGCCGAGCATGAGCGATCCGAGCGGGAACTCGCCGAGATCGATCTCATCTTGCCCGGCCTCCGCGAGCAAAAGGTCGTCACGGATGCCAAGCTGTTAGAGGTCGCCGAACTCCGTCGCCAGGAAGAGGCGCGGCAGCACGCTTGGCAGACTGCCGCCACATTGGCGCGCCAGCTTGCAGAGCAGGACGCCGCCATTCGCAAGCTCCACGAGCAGGCGGACCAGTCGCGCGATTCGCTGGGTCCGGCGGAGCGCATGGAGGCGTCGCTTGTCGCCGGGGAAAAGGAAGCCCGCGAACTGAGCCAGTCCGCGGAGACGTCCCAGCGCCAGAGCGCCGACGCGATCCGGACGGCCCGTCTCCGGCATGACTGCGCCGTCGCGTCCATCGCCGTTCTCGAGAAGGCGGCCGACCTTGCACGGCTGACTGCACGCGCCGCGGAGGCGAGCCAGCTTCGCACGGACATCCGCGGTCAGGAGGAAGCGCTTTCCCAACTCCCGGCGATCACCGCCAAGGATCTTGAAGTCTTGCGCCAACTGGATCGCGCCGCCAGCCAGGCCGAGGCCAGCCTCAGCGCGATGGCCACGGGCATCGAACTCATCGCCTCGGATGTCGCCGTGAGCCTCGACGGGCAAGCGCTCGTGCCCGGTGAAGCGCGCACGCTGACCGATACCGGCGAGCTGAAAATCGGTCCCGGTACTCGACTGCGCATCCATCCCGGCGGCGGCATTTCACTCGCCGATGCACGCCTCCGGCTGGAGGCCTCGCGGCGCTCGCTGAAGGATGCGCTGGATCGCCACACGTTGCGGGATCTCGATCAGGCGACCGCCGTGCTCCAACTGCGTCAGACCCTCACCCAGCAGATCGCCCAGCTCGAGATCCGCTGGAAGGCCCTTGGCGGCGAAGTACTGTCGGCGGAACTCACCGCAGCGGGGACCGCGCATGAGGCGGCGAAGTCGGAGCTCGAGCGTCGCCACGCCGCTGCCGGTTCACCGGACTTGCCCGGCAGCCACGACGCCGCGCAGCAGCTCCGCGCCACTCTCCAGCAAACCCTTGATGAGGCGGAGAAGGCCGAGGCCGTCACCCGTCATCATGCGGCCCAGCTTCGCGAGCGCTTTGAAGCGGCAGCCGCCAAGCTCCAGGCCCATGGAGATCAGGCAGCTCAGGCCCGCCAATCCCTGCGCGACCTCGAAACCAAGCTCCGGATCCTTCAGGAAACCCATGGCGATGCCACCGCGCGGGAAGCAGCGCTCGTGAAGGCCCGCGATGCTGAGCAGGCAGCCACCGGATCGCTCGCCGCGACGAAGGCGGCGCTGGTCGCGCTTTCGCCCGATGCATTGGCCGCGGATCTCGACCGCTTCGTCCGCGCCATCGCCCAGCAGGAAGCCCGTCGTCGGGAAGCTGAAAATCTCCGGCTGATCGCCCGCGAACGCCTCACCCTCGACGGCAGCACGGACCCACAGGCAGAGCTGAGCCATGCGCTGGCCCGTCACGTGGCCGCGCTTGAGATCCATGCCTCGCAGCAGCGCCGGGCGAGGGCGATCGAGCAGCTTCACCAGCTCTTTTCCTCCTGCCGGGAAGGCATCGACCGCGCGCTCGTCCAGCCGCTTGCGGATCGCATCACCGGCTACTTGCAGTGCCTCTTCGGTCCGGCCGCGCAGGCGCGTGTGAATGTCTCCGACACCGGCATCGAAGGCTTGGAAATCATCCGCTCCGACGACTCCACCTTCGGCTTCTCCGTCCTCAGTGGCGGCGCACGCGAGCAGGTGGCCGCCGCCGTCCGCCTCGCGCTCGCCGAGATCCTGGCCGCGGATCACGACGGTTGCCTGCCGGTGCTCTTCGACGATGCCTTCGCCTACACCGACCCCGCGCGCATCCAGTCCCTCCAGCGCATGCTCGACCTCGCCGCCCTGCGCGGCCTCCAGGTCATCGTCCTCACCTGCACCCCCGTGGACTACTCCGCCTTCGGCGGGAAGACCATCGGCCTGCGCTGA
- the purE gene encoding 5-(carboxyamino)imidazole ribonucleotide mutase: MQVGIIMGSTSDWPTMEHAARTLEDFGVAWEAEVVSAHRTPDKLFSYATEARGRGLKCIIAGAGGAAHLPGMTAAITDLPVLGVPVESHALKGMDSLLSIVQMPGGIPTATFAIGKAGAINAALFAIAMLAGEDAALLEKLQAFRKKQNETVKAAELPALADLNHG; this comes from the coding sequence ATGCAGGTCGGCATCATCATGGGGAGCACGTCGGATTGGCCGACGATGGAGCACGCCGCGCGCACGTTGGAGGACTTCGGCGTGGCGTGGGAAGCGGAGGTCGTCAGCGCCCACCGCACCCCGGACAAGCTTTTCTCCTACGCGACCGAGGCCCGTGGACGCGGCCTGAAGTGCATCATCGCCGGGGCTGGCGGTGCGGCCCACCTGCCCGGCATGACCGCGGCCATCACGGATCTGCCGGTGCTCGGCGTGCCGGTGGAGTCGCATGCGCTGAAGGGCATGGATTCGCTGCTTTCCATCGTGCAGATGCCCGGCGGAATTCCCACGGCCACCTTCGCCATCGGCAAGGCCGGGGCGATCAATGCCGCGCTCTTCGCCATCGCCATGCTTGCCGGAGAGGACGCCGCGCTGCTGGAGAAGCTGCAGGCCTTCCGCAAGAAGCAGAACGAGACGGTGAAGGCTGCGGAACTTCCCGCATTGGCAGACCTGAACCACGGATGA